The genomic stretch CACTTCGTTCAAGCACTTCATGGCCTACAAGGGTGCGCTGATGGTGGATGACGACGAGATGTATGCGTCGTTCCAGCGTTGCGCCGACCTTGGTGCGCTGCCGCTGGTGCATGCCGAGAATGGCGACGTGGTTGCAGCGCTGTCGCAGAAGCTGCTCGCCGCCGGCAACAACGGACCGGAGGGGCACGCCTATTCGCGGCCTCCGGAAGTGGAAGGGGAAGCGACCAACCGCGCCATCATGATCGCCGACATGGCGGGCGTGCCGCTCTATGTCGTGCATGTCTCGTGCGAGCAGGCGCACGAGGCCATCCGCCGGGCGCGGCAGAAGGGCATGCGCGTCTTCGGCGAGCCGCTGGTCCAGCATTTGACGCTCGACGAGAGCGAATATTTCAACAAGGACTGGGACCATGCGGCGCGCCGCGTGATGAGCCCGCCCTTCCGCAACAAACTGCACCAGGATTCGCTGTGGGCCGGCCTGCAGGCTGGATCGCTGCAAGTGGTGGCGACCGACCATTGCGCCTTCACCACCAAGCAGAAGCGCAACGGCGTCGGCGATTTCACCAGGATCCCAAACGGCACCGGCGGTCTGGAAGACCGTTTGCCGGTGCTGTGGACGACCGGCGTCAACACCGGCCGGCTGACGATGAACGAGTTCGTCGCGGTGACCTCGACCAATATCGCCAAGATCCTCAACATGTATCCGAAGAAGGGCGCCATCGTCGAAGGCGCCGACGCCGACATCCTCGTCTGGGACCCGAAGCGGAAGAAGACGATTTCTTCGAAGAAGCAACAGTCGGTCATCGACTACAACGTGTTCGAAGGGTTCGAAGTGACCGGCCTGCCGCGCTTCGTCTTCTCGCGCGGCGAGCTGTCGATCGAGGAAGCCGAGGTCAAGGCCAAGCCCGGCCATGGCCAGTTCGTCGGCCGTGAGCCCAACGCTGCAGTCAACCGGGCGCTGTCGACGTGGAAAGACATTACCGCGCCGCGCAAGGTCGAACGGTCAGGCATTCCGGCGACCGGGGTTTGAGCTTGGCGCGCTCGGCCGCGCTCATCTCGGTGGTCCTGGCCGGTGGTCCGGCGGCCGCGGCTGTCGTGCTAGCCGGCTCTTGGGGCAATGATGTCGGCTGTGCCGGGGTGAAGGCCGGATATCAGGACAGCGATGCCTATATCCTGCTGACCGCGGAAGGCATCGAGACCTATGGTAGTGGTTGCCGGTTCGAGCAGCAACTGACGACAGCGCCGGGTACGCAATCGCTTGATGCAACCTGTTCCGCTGAGGGCGAGGCGGGGACGACAATCGAAACCATCGTGGTCACCAACAAGGGAGAGGATGGTTTCTTCGTCACCATTCCCGGCCTTGAGGAACTGGGGCCGCTTCAATCATGTTCTTGACGTTTTGAGCATTGGGATCTGGGGGATTTGGGGATGAGCATGCGCGCTTTTGGTTTGTCTGTTGCGATGATTTTTGTGCTGGCTGCCGGTCAGGCTTCCGCCGCAGGCATCGACCTGTCGAAACCCTATGGCGACAAATATGGCTGCATCAACCGCAACGGCCAGGAAGTCGCCGCCGATCAGATGCTGCTTTTGACGGACAAGGAATTGATCACCGCCGCCAGCGCCTGCACGTTCTCGAAGACGGAGGCGCAGGCTGACGGATCGCTGGTGGTGACAGCGACATGCGAGGCGGAAGGCGAAGATGGACAGGAGCCGACCACGTTTACCATCAAGCACAGCGCCAAGAACGCCAAGAAGCTGACGATCACCGATGCTGACGGCAATGTGATGGGGGAAGTCTCGCGGTGCAAATGACGGCGATCCCGTCAGTCTCAGGCGACCAGCGCATCCAGTTCCGGCAGCAGGACGACGCTTTCCTGCTCGTTGGGATCGGTGCGGGCAATGACGGCCGAGGACGGGGCGTTGCTCAGATTGGCCGGCAGATGCGGCACGCCGGCCGGAATGTAGAAGAGGTCACCGGCCTTGACGACGATGTGGTTCTCGAGCCGGTCGCCATACCAGGTATGGACCTCGCCGGAGAGCACGTAGATCGCCGTTTCATGGTTCTCGTGCAGATGCGCCTTGGCGCGCGCGCCGGGCGGCATGGTGAGCACATGCATGCAGATGCCGGAAGAGCCGACCGACTCGGTGGCGATGCCGGCGAAATAAGTCAAACCCTGCTTGCCTTCATAAGTGCTTTCAGGGCGGATAAGATGACAAGTGGGTTTGGGCGACATCGGGGAACTCCGGGCGTCGATCTGAGTGGAACAAGACCAATGGGACTGGGCGAGTGGAAAACAACATCGCGATAAAAGCAATCGGAATCCGGCCAGCGCCGCAGGGGCGGGAACAGGCAGGCTGTAGCCGATGACCGGGACTTCGCCAGCCGTCGTCGCGGCAAGCAAACTGGGCCTCACCTTCCAGACCAATGATGGGCCGGTGCAGGCGCTGTCCAATGTCGACCTGACGATCGGCAAGGGGGAGTTCGTCTCTTTCATCGGACCGTCCGGCTGCGGCAAGACCACGCTGCTGCGCGTCATCGCCGATCTGGAGAAGCCGACCTCGGGCACGATCTCGGTCAACGGCATGACGCCGGAACAGGCGCGCGAGAAACGCGCCTATGGCTATGTCTTCCAGGCCGCCGCCCTGTTTCCGTGGCGCACCATCGAGCGCAATGTCGGCCTGCCGCTGGAGATCATGGGCCTGCCCAGGGCGGAGCAGGCGGAGCGCATCAAGCGCACGCTCGACCTCGTCAACCTCTCGGGCTTTGAGAAGAAATACCCCTGGCAGCTGTCCGGCGGCATGCAGCAGCGCGCCTCGATCGCCCGCGCGCTGGCCTTCGACGCCGATCTGCTTTTGATGGACGAGCCGTTCGGCGCGCTGGACGAGATTGTGCGCGACCACCTCAACGAGCAATTGCTGGAATTGTGGGGGCGGACGAACAAGACGATCTGCTTCGTCACCCACTCGATCCCGGAAGCCGTCTATCTGTCGACGCGCATCGTCGTCATGTCGCCGCGGCCCGGCCGGGTCAGCGACATCATCGAATCGACGCTGCCGAAGGAAAGGCCACTCGACATCCGCGAGACGCCGGAGTTTTTGGCGATCGCAGCGCGCGTGCGCGATGGCTTGAGGGCAGGGCACAGCTATGATGATTGAGGGCCCTGACAAGCGAGCGACTAACCACGCCTTCGTCATCCTAGGGCGAAGCAAGCGCGCAGCGGCTTGCGCAGACCCTAGGATCCATGCCGTGACATTAGCCGCAGGGCGCAAGCGGCTGAAAATACGCACCAAACACAGCGAGGCGCAGGGAGGTGTGTTCTGCACCGTTGCGGAGCACAGAGGTAACGGCATGGATCCTAGGGTCTGCGCCGCGTCGCTTCGCTCCTTGCTCCGCCCTAGGATGACGAAGAGAAGGGCAACCGGCCTTCGCTTCGCCCCGGCCACCCTCTCCCCGGCGGGGAGAGGAGAAGGGCAGCGCTAGATGGACACCTTTCGCGACAAGCTCGTTCCCGTCACCTCGATCCTCGCTGGCGTGGTCATCCTCTGGTACGTCTTCGCCGTCATTCTGAACACGCCGTTCCAGCGCGACCTCGACCGCCGTGCCAATGAGACCTCCACGTTCAGCCAACTCATAGGCAAGACGCTGTCGCAGCCCAAGCCGACGCTGCCGGCGCCGCATCAAGTGGCGGTGAACTTCTTCGAGAACACCTTTCTGCGGCCCATCAATTCGAACCGCAGCCTCGTCTACAATGCCTGGGTCACGCTGTCGTCGACACTGCTCGGCTTTGGCTTCGGCACCGCGCTCGGCATCATCATTGCGGTGGGGATCGTGCATGTGGCGACGCTCGACCGCAGCCTGATGCCGTGGATCATCGCCTCGCAGACCATTCCGATCCTGGCGGTGGCGCCGATGATCATTGTGGTTTTGGCGGCAGTCGGCATCACCGGCCTGATTCCGAAGGCGATGATCTCGACCTATCTGTCGTTCTTCCCGGTGACAGTGGGCATGGTGAAGGGCCTGCGCTCGCCCGAGATCATGCATCTCGACCTGATGCATACCTACAATGCCAGCGCCTCGCAGACCTTCTGGAAGCTGCGCGTGCCGGCCTCGGTGCCGTTTCTGTTCACCTCGATGAAGGTGGCGGTGGCGGCAAGCCTGGTCGGCGCCATCGTCGGCGAACTGCCGACCGGTGCGGTCGCCGGCATCGGCGCCAAGCTGCTCGCCGGCGCCTATTACAGCCAATCCATCGACATCTGGTCGGCGCTCGTCGCCGGCTCGATCGTGGCGGCACTGCTGGTCATGGTGGTCGGCATTGTCGGGCGCCTCGTCGACCGCGCCATGGGCGGGAGGCCGGCATGAACTGGCTGAAGCCTTCCTGGCAAGCGGTGCTAGCGATCGTGCTGTGCCTGATCGCGGTCGCGCTCGGCGCGATCGCCGCGCCAAAAGTGGATCCGCTGGCGCAGCCTGCCGGGACGTTGATCTATCCCTATGCGGCGACAAGCTGGCTGATTTTCGGCGCCCTGGTTCTCGCTGCTCTGATCTCCATGGCCAGAATACCGTCCATCGTCGAAGCTGCCGTGCTTTTCATCGGCGCGCATCTCGTGGCCTGGCTGCTGATCGGTGGCATCGCTGGCTTCGAAGGTCAGGCGCGGGCGCCGTATTTCCTGCTGCTCACGGCTGCCTGGCTGCTTGGCTGGCGTTGCGTCGCGGTGCTGTCGGGACTTCGCCCGATGGCGAACTGGGAACGGACCGCCCTTCGGCTCATCATCCCGGCCATCTTCGGCGCCTGGATCCTGATCATCTGGGAAGCGGTGACGCGGGGCGCCGGCATTCCCTTCATTCTGCTGCCGCCGCCCAGCGCCATCGGCACGCGCATCGCCAGTTCGCTGCCGGTGCTCGGCGCCGATGTGCGGCAGACGATCTTCAAGGCGGTGATCTTCGGTTATGTCGTCGGCAGCGGCGCCGGCTTCATCACCGCGGTGCTCGCCGACCGCGTGCCGTTCCTGCGGCGCGGGCTCTTGCCGATCGGCAACATGGTTTCGGCGCTGCCGATCATCGGCGTGGCGCCGATCATGGTCATGTGGTTCGGCTTCGACTGGCAGTCCAAGGCGGCCGTCGTCATCATCATGACCTTCTTCCCGATGCTGGTGAACACGGTCGCAGGCCTTGCGGCGTCAGGCCATATGGAGCGCGACCTGATGCGCACCTATGCGTCGGGCTATTGGCAGACGCTGCTGAAGCTCAGGCTGCCGGCCGCGGCGCCTTTCATCTTCAACGCGCTGAAGATCAACTCGACGCTGGCGCTGATCGGCGCCATCGTCGCCGAGTTCTTCGGCACGCCCGTCGTCGGCATGGGCTTCCGCATCTCGACCGAGGTCGGGCGGATGAACATCGACATGGTCTGGGCCGAAATCGCAGTTGCAGCACTTGCGGGTTCGGTCTTTTATGGCGTGGTCGCTCTTGTCGAAAGAGCCGTCACGTTTTGGCATCCCTCTGTCCGTGGTGGATAGGGCGGTGGGTTTAGGGCACTAACTTCAGAGGGTAGAAAAATGAAAAGACTGATTATTCCCGTTCTGGCCGGTGCGATGTCGCTGGCCGCGTTCCAGGCAATGGCCGCCGACAAGGTGACGTTGCAGCTGAAATGGGTCACACAGGCCCAGTTTGCCGGCTACTATGTCGCCAAGGCCAAGGGTTTCTATGAGGCCGAAGGCCTCGACGTCGACATCAAGCCGGGCGGCCCCGATATCGCGCCGGAGCAGGTGATCGCCGGTGGCGGCGCTGATGTCATCGTCGACTGGATGGGCGGTGCGCTGGCCGCCCGCGAAAAGGGCGTGCCGCTGGTCAACATCGCCCAGCCGTTCAAGAAGGCCGGCATGGAACTGGTCTGCCCGAAGGACGGCCCGATCAAGACCGAAGCCGACTTCAAGGGCCACACGCTCGGCGTCTGGTTCTTCGGCAACGAATATCCGTTCTACGCCTGGATGAACAAGCTTGGCCTGAAGACCGATGGCGGCCCGGACGGCGTCACCGTCCTGAAGCAGAGCTTTGACGTGCAGCCGCTGATCCAGAAGCAGGCGGATTGCATCTCGGTCATGACCTACAATGAGTACTGGCAGCTGATCGACGCCGGCTACAAGCCGGAACAGCTCACAGTCTTCAACTACTCGGCGATGGGCAACGACCTGCTTGAAGACGGCCTCTATGCGTCGGAAGACAAGCTCAAGGACCCGGCCTTCGCGGACAAGATGGTGCGTTTCGTGCGCGCTTCGATGAAAGGCTGGAAATACGCCATCGA from Mesorhizobium sp. NZP2077 encodes the following:
- a CDS encoding ABC transporter permease, whose translation is MDTFRDKLVPVTSILAGVVILWYVFAVILNTPFQRDLDRRANETSTFSQLIGKTLSQPKPTLPAPHQVAVNFFENTFLRPINSNRSLVYNAWVTLSSTLLGFGFGTALGIIIAVGIVHVATLDRSLMPWIIASQTIPILAVAPMIIVVLAAVGITGLIPKAMISTYLSFFPVTVGMVKGLRSPEIMHLDLMHTYNASASQTFWKLRVPASVPFLFTSMKVAVAASLVGAIVGELPTGAVAGIGAKLLAGAYYSQSIDIWSALVAGSIVAALLVMVVGIVGRLVDRAMGGRPA
- a CDS encoding ABC transporter substrate-binding protein, with amino-acid sequence MKRLIIPVLAGAMSLAAFQAMAADKVTLQLKWVTQAQFAGYYVAKAKGFYEAEGLDVDIKPGGPDIAPEQVIAGGGADVIVDWMGGALAAREKGVPLVNIAQPFKKAGMELVCPKDGPIKTEADFKGHTLGVWFFGNEYPFYAWMNKLGLKTDGGPDGVTVLKQSFDVQPLIQKQADCISVMTYNEYWQLIDAGYKPEQLTVFNYSAMGNDLLEDGLYASEDKLKDPAFADKMVRFVRASMKGWKYAIDNNDEAAGIVMDGGGQDENHQKRMMSEVAKLIDNADGKLDPATYERTAKALLDQKIITKEPKGAYTTAITDKAIK
- a CDS encoding ABC transporter ATP-binding protein; amino-acid sequence: MTGTSPAVVAASKLGLTFQTNDGPVQALSNVDLTIGKGEFVSFIGPSGCGKTTLLRVIADLEKPTSGTISVNGMTPEQAREKRAYGYVFQAAALFPWRTIERNVGLPLEIMGLPRAEQAERIKRTLDLVNLSGFEKKYPWQLSGGMQQRASIARALAFDADLLLMDEPFGALDEIVRDHLNEQLLELWGRTNKTICFVTHSIPEAVYLSTRIVVMSPRPGRVSDIIESTLPKERPLDIRETPEFLAIAARVRDGLRAGHSYDD
- a CDS encoding ABC transporter permease, coding for MNWLKPSWQAVLAIVLCLIAVALGAIAAPKVDPLAQPAGTLIYPYAATSWLIFGALVLAALISMARIPSIVEAAVLFIGAHLVAWLLIGGIAGFEGQARAPYFLLLTAAWLLGWRCVAVLSGLRPMANWERTALRLIIPAIFGAWILIIWEAVTRGAGIPFILLPPPSAIGTRIASSLPVLGADVRQTIFKAVIFGYVVGSGAGFITAVLADRVPFLRRGLLPIGNMVSALPIIGVAPIMVMWFGFDWQSKAAVVIIMTFFPMLVNTVAGLAASGHMERDLMRTYASGYWQTLLKLRLPAAAPFIFNALKINSTLALIGAIVAEFFGTPVVGMGFRISTEVGRMNIDMVWAEIAVAALAGSVFYGVVALVERAVTFWHPSVRGG
- the hydA gene encoding dihydropyrimidinase produces the protein MTKVIKNGTVVTADRSWKADVLFSHGKIVAVGSDLHGDHEYDATGCYVMPGGIDPHTHLEMPFMGTYSADDFESGTRAALAGGTTMVVDFCLPAPQQSLLEALQMWDNKTSKAACDYSFHMAITWWGKQVFDEMATVVDKGITSFKHFMAYKGALMVDDDEMYASFQRCADLGALPLVHAENGDVVAALSQKLLAAGNNGPEGHAYSRPPEVEGEATNRAIMIADMAGVPLYVVHVSCEQAHEAIRRARQKGMRVFGEPLVQHLTLDESEYFNKDWDHAARRVMSPPFRNKLHQDSLWAGLQAGSLQVVATDHCAFTTKQKRNGVGDFTRIPNGTGGLEDRLPVLWTTGVNTGRLTMNEFVAVTSTNIAKILNMYPKKGAIVEGADADILVWDPKRKKTISSKKQQSVIDYNVFEGFEVTGLPRFVFSRGELSIEEAEVKAKPGHGQFVGREPNAAVNRALSTWKDITAPRKVERSGIPATGV
- a CDS encoding cupin domain-containing protein encodes the protein MSPKPTCHLIRPESTYEGKQGLTYFAGIATESVGSSGICMHVLTMPPGARAKAHLHENHETAIYVLSGEVHTWYGDRLENHIVVKAGDLFYIPAGVPHLPANLSNAPSSAVIARTDPNEQESVVLLPELDALVA